Proteins encoded within one genomic window of Candidatus Glassbacteria bacterium:
- a CDS encoding sulfatase, with protein sequence MPTRKAVAGNTKSWVSRWMKLSNNPPTRPWKVEMSQISRREFIRRAGRAAAAAPLVTAACGANSAPQPAGPAGRKPNFVILFADDMGYGDWEFGGHPTIRTPNLNRMADEGVRLTQFYSGNPVCSPSRSALLTGRNCIRTGVLHVFFPPDVTGMSTDEITIADALKPLGYRSACIGKWHLGCTPEYRPLRQGFDYYYGILYSNDMQNADIWRDDEMIEHPADQTTLTRRYTEEAIRFIEQEQDNPFLVYLPYTFPHVPLFASDKFLSVSKRGLYGDVIQELDWSVGRILDTLDSLGLSENTLVLFTSDNGPWMSRNLRGGSAGLLRGAKGDTWEGGMREPFIARWKNHLPAGMVGGAVGSVLDFLPTCVTLAGGKLPEDRPIDGIDLMPALQGKPQPGRTIYYYERHHLNAVRHGKWKLHLRFYDHSKGGYQREANWTVPEVPLLFDLEEDPGERFNIAADNPEVVRELAALADGYTAQIERLGENHELVDWFINEWPHAPRRFE encoded by the coding sequence ATGCCGACAAGGAAGGCCGTCGCAGGAAATACGAAGAGCTGGGTATCCCGCTGGATGAAACTGTCAAATAACCCGCCAACTCGACCCTGGAAGGTTGAAATGTCGCAGATTTCACGCAGGGAATTCATCCGCAGGGCCGGCCGGGCGGCTGCCGCCGCTCCGCTGGTCACAGCGGCCTGCGGGGCGAACAGCGCCCCGCAGCCGGCCGGCCCCGCAGGCCGTAAACCTAATTTCGTCATCCTGTTCGCCGACGATATGGGTTACGGCGACTGGGAGTTTGGAGGGCACCCGACGATTCGTACGCCGAACCTGAACCGGATGGCCGACGAGGGAGTGCGCCTGACCCAGTTCTATTCAGGCAATCCCGTGTGCTCGCCCTCTCGCTCGGCGCTCCTGACTGGCAGGAACTGTATCCGCACCGGCGTGCTCCATGTATTTTTCCCTCCGGATGTTACGGGCATGTCCACGGATGAGATCACAATCGCCGATGCGCTCAAGCCGCTGGGTTACCGCTCGGCCTGTATCGGCAAGTGGCACCTGGGTTGCACACCCGAGTATCGTCCTTTAAGGCAGGGCTTTGACTATTACTACGGCATCCTCTACAGCAATGACATGCAAAACGCCGACATCTGGCGGGACGACGAGATGATCGAGCACCCGGCGGATCAGACCACCCTTACCAGACGTTACACCGAGGAGGCGATCCGCTTTATCGAGCAGGAACAGGACAACCCCTTCCTGGTCTACCTGCCGTACACTTTCCCGCACGTGCCGCTTTTCGCTTCGGATAAATTCCTGAGCGTCTCGAAACGGGGTCTCTACGGGGACGTGATCCAGGAGCTTGACTGGAGTGTCGGCCGCATCCTGGATACCTTGGACAGCCTGGGGCTCAGCGAAAACACTCTGGTGCTGTTCACCTCGGATAACGGCCCATGGATGAGCCGGAACCTGCGCGGCGGCAGTGCCGGCCTTCTGCGCGGCGCTAAGGGAGACACCTGGGAGGGCGGCATGCGTGAGCCTTTCATTGCCCGTTGGAAGAATCACCTTCCCGCCGGGATGGTCGGCGGTGCGGTGGGCTCGGTGCTCGACTTCCTGCCAACCTGCGTAACCTTGGCGGGGGGGAAGCTGCCGGAGGACCGCCCGATCGACGGGATCGACCTGATGCCTGCGTTGCAGGGCAAGCCGCAGCCCGGGCGCACGATTTATTACTATGAACGACACCACCTCAACGCGGTGCGCCACGGCAAGTGGAAGCTGCATTTGCGTTTCTACGACCACTCGAAAGGGGGATATCAGAGGGAGGCGAACTGGACCGTGCCCGAGGTGCCCCTGCTGTTTGACCTGGAGGAAGACCCCGGCGAGCGGTTCAATATCGCTGCTGATAACCCCGAGGTTGTCCGCGAGTTGGCTGCTCTGGCCGATGGATACACGGCCCAAATCGAGCGGCTGGGTGAAAACCACGAGCTGGTCGACTGGTTTATTAACGAGTGGCCCCACGCCCCGCGCAGGTTTGAATGA
- a CDS encoding AsmA family protein, producing the protein MGSRTVKVIAWAAGALLLLCLVPTVAVWLLLPVEKIRTIAEQRITEETGRQCTIEDLGLSLWRGMTLDLEGVELAAGEGEEIPHTARLEHLYLKMKLLPLLSRRVEVVSLTLSGPEIFVVRDRGGALNLAEIIPKEQETEEPPGDEAFSLLLLRVLVEDCVLHYHDYMDSVQVTVAGIEGELNMLPADGGSSFPLHGRLEIGELRGREPELREQFEGALPAVARFEGSAAVDWSWIELTRVTFTAAGVRLDGPLRLDFSKPDSLSWSTKLRGGADDPALLSELLLPQDFPRRIGELSVELDADGHQLNIRRLEIGMGDDMLALSGTVNLAEPYAASAALKADISLEGLEEFLEGEQRWEAAGKLSVDLTLAAKLQNPLESWSASGTVSAGAVEIILPGERPALRISRLRATLSRRDLASGSLALEAGGSELRAELSVINWPGLLPPENPLASGRARWKLTANANRLNLPELLGPEYVSSSENVSRTAVDSARTPIALGDGRGSLTAVSLAVLDGVGLENSGLWFTVRDSLLRIDSVRSGYSGGRLSGGGAFVLSTAGVESWSLDLRVDEVQAGQMLQPFSSVGKFLTGSLKSSISLRSGNALALDPSSGLSGSATFTLSDGRFEGWPALNAIASLTGIDELRDLEIDDWVGTMEIRDGRVFGDNLQLNTTAGLIGAEGSLGLDGSLDYNLTLALNQRLSEKCRELLRGELANLLTGGQGTVELALELKGTTTEPKISWDTRPMAERAAKNIKRSVRKLFRKLLK; encoded by the coding sequence ATGGGTAGCAGGACGGTCAAGGTTATCGCCTGGGCAGCCGGAGCGCTGCTCCTGTTGTGTCTGGTCCCGACAGTGGCGGTCTGGCTGCTGCTGCCGGTCGAAAAAATCAGGACAATCGCCGAGCAGAGAATAACCGAAGAAACCGGCCGGCAGTGCACGATCGAGGACCTGGGCCTGTCCCTGTGGCGGGGGATGACACTGGACCTGGAGGGAGTGGAACTGGCCGCGGGCGAGGGCGAGGAGATTCCGCATACCGCCAGGCTTGAGCACCTGTACCTGAAAATGAAACTGCTGCCCCTGCTTTCCAGGCGGGTGGAAGTTGTCAGCCTGACTCTGTCCGGGCCGGAGATATTCGTGGTCCGGGACAGGGGCGGTGCGCTGAACCTGGCCGAGATTATCCCGAAGGAGCAGGAAACGGAGGAACCCCCGGGGGATGAAGCTTTCAGCCTCCTGCTGCTCAGAGTGCTGGTGGAGGACTGTGTCCTGCACTACCACGATTACATGGACAGTGTGCAGGTGACAGTGGCCGGGATCGAGGGCGAGTTGAACATGCTGCCCGCGGACGGGGGAAGTTCATTTCCGCTGCATGGCCGCCTGGAAATCGGCGAGCTGCGGGGGCGGGAGCCGGAATTGAGGGAGCAGTTCGAGGGCGCTCTGCCGGCTGTCGCCCGGTTCGAGGGCAGCGCGGCGGTCGACTGGAGCTGGATCGAGCTGACCAGGGTCACGTTCACCGCCGCCGGCGTGCGGCTCGACGGGCCGTTGCGGCTGGATTTCAGCAAACCGGACAGCCTGAGCTGGAGCACGAAGTTGCGCGGAGGGGCCGATGATCCCGCCTTGCTGAGTGAACTGCTCCTGCCACAGGACTTTCCCCGCCGGATCGGGGAGTTGAGTGTCGAGCTGGATGCGGACGGACACCAACTCAATATCAGGCGGCTGGAGATCGGTATGGGGGATGACATGCTGGCGCTTTCCGGTACTGTCAACTTAGCGGAGCCGTATGCCGCCAGCGCCGCCCTGAAAGCCGATATCTCGCTGGAGGGACTGGAAGAGTTTCTCGAAGGGGAGCAGCGTTGGGAGGCCGCGGGAAAACTCAGCGTCGATCTTACTCTCGCCGCGAAGCTGCAAAACCCGCTGGAATCATGGAGCGCCTCCGGGACTGTCTCGGCCGGAGCAGTGGAAATCATCCTGCCCGGTGAGCGTCCTGCATTGCGGATATCCCGCCTCCGGGCCACGCTCAGCCGACGGGATCTCGCCAGCGGGTCGCTGGCGCTCGAGGCCGGCGGCTCTGAGTTGAGAGCGGAGTTGTCCGTGATAAACTGGCCGGGATTGCTGCCCCCGGAAAACCCCTTGGCCTCCGGACGCGCCCGCTGGAAACTGACTGCCAATGCCAACCGGCTGAACCTGCCGGAGCTGCTGGGGCCGGAATATGTCTCCAGCTCCGAAAATGTCAGCCGGACGGCCGTGGATTCGGCCAGGACGCCCATTGCGCTGGGCGACGGGCGCGGAAGCCTGACCGCCGTCAGCCTGGCCGTGCTCGATGGTGTCGGGCTGGAGAACTCAGGATTGTGGTTTACGGTCCGCGACAGCCTGCTGCGGATCGACAGCGTCCGCTCGGGATACTCCGGCGGCAGGTTGTCCGGCGGCGGAGCGTTCGTGCTCTCGACTGCCGGGGTCGAAAGCTGGAGCCTGGATCTCCGGGTGGATGAAGTGCAGGCCGGACAGATGCTGCAGCCGTTTTCCAGTGTCGGCAAGTTCCTGACAGGCTCGCTGAAGAGCAGCATAAGCCTGCGGAGCGGCAATGCTCTCGCGCTGGATCCCTCCAGCGGATTGTCCGGAAGCGCAACTTTCACTCTGAGCGATGGCAGATTCGAGGGCTGGCCCGCGCTCAACGCTATCGCCAGCCTGACTGGGATCGACGAGTTGCGGGACCTGGAGATTGACGACTGGGTGGGGACGATGGAAATCCGTGACGGCCGGGTGTTCGGCGACAATCTGCAGCTGAACACTACCGCCGGGCTGATCGGCGCCGAGGGCTCGCTTGGTCTGGACGGCAGCCTGGACTACAACCTGACCCTGGCCCTCAACCAGCGACTGAGTGAAAAGTGCCGTGAGCTGCTGCGCGGCGAATTGGCCAACCTGCTGACCGGCGGGCAGGGCACGGTGGAACTGGCGCTGGAACTGAAAGGCACCACCACTGAACCGAAAATCAGCTGGGACACGCGGCCGATGGCCGAAAGGGCGGCGAAAAATATCAAACGCAGCGTGCGCAAGCTATTCAGGAAGCTGCTGAAATAA
- a CDS encoding sulfatase — MTDSQERKVTQRNGKLDSGGNISRRDFISASAMAAGALALGGCGGTGESRRPPNFVFILADDLGWRDVGFMGSRYYETPSLDRFAGQGMVFTDAYANAPNCAPTRASILTGRYSPRHGILTVNSSERGRDYSRRLIPIENKLFLDPDEITVAELLRQAGYETAAIGKWHLGEGPETGPLGQGFELNIGGYRAGMPKSYFSPYWNPELSDGPDGEYLTERLTDEAVGYLNSRTGSPFFLYLSYHVVHTPIQPKPELVGKYRGKQPDGDQNNPDYAAMVEALDTGVGRVLAALDENGLADNTVVIFFSDNGGHRQFTDNSPLRGGKGTLYEGGIREPLVVRAPGVTTAGSSCSTPVIGVDFLPTMLELAAVNAPRAHLLDGESIVPLLGGGDIQREAIYWHFPVYLEDWGYPDVRDPGWRATPCSVIRCGRWKLIEYFEDWSVELFDLENDIGERNDLAGSHPDVRDRLRTMLQQWRKDIGARIPTERNPSYDPGRASQ; from the coding sequence ATGACCGATTCACAGGAGCGAAAAGTGACGCAGCGGAACGGAAAATTGGACAGCGGCGGCAATATCAGCCGCAGGGATTTCATTTCGGCTTCAGCCATGGCCGCCGGGGCGCTGGCCCTGGGCGGGTGCGGCGGGACCGGCGAGAGCAGGCGGCCGCCCAATTTCGTGTTTATCCTGGCCGATGACCTGGGCTGGCGCGATGTGGGGTTCATGGGCAGCCGGTATTACGAGACTCCCAGTCTCGACAGGTTCGCCGGCCAGGGGATGGTGTTCACCGACGCCTACGCCAACGCACCGAACTGCGCGCCCACCCGCGCCAGCATCCTGACAGGCCGCTACAGCCCGCGCCACGGGATCCTGACTGTTAACAGCAGCGAGCGTGGACGGGATTACAGCCGCAGGCTGATCCCGATCGAAAATAAACTGTTTCTCGATCCCGACGAAATCACTGTCGCCGAACTTCTGCGCCAGGCCGGTTACGAGACCGCCGCGATCGGCAAGTGGCATCTGGGCGAGGGACCGGAAACCGGACCGCTGGGGCAGGGATTCGAGCTCAATATCGGCGGATACCGTGCCGGGATGCCCAAAAGCTATTTCAGCCCCTACTGGAACCCGGAACTCAGCGACGGCCCCGATGGCGAATACCTGACCGAGCGGCTGACCGATGAGGCTGTCGGCTATCTGAATTCCCGTACCGGCAGCCCGTTTTTTCTCTACTTGTCCTACCACGTGGTCCACACGCCGATTCAGCCCAAGCCGGAACTGGTAGGCAAGTACCGCGGCAAGCAGCCCGACGGCGACCAGAACAACCCGGACTACGCCGCGATGGTGGAGGCGTTGGATACGGGTGTCGGCAGGGTACTGGCCGCGCTGGATGAGAACGGCCTGGCCGACAATACCGTGGTGATCTTTTTCTCCGACAACGGCGGCCACCGCCAGTTCACCGACAATTCTCCCCTGCGCGGAGGCAAGGGCACGCTCTACGAGGGAGGGATCAGGGAACCGCTGGTGGTGCGCGCGCCCGGTGTCACCACGGCCGGCTCGAGCTGCTCAACGCCCGTGATCGGGGTCGACTTCCTGCCCACGATGCTCGAACTCGCCGCTGTCAACGCTCCCCGGGCACACCTGCTCGACGGCGAAAGTATCGTACCGCTGCTCGGCGGTGGCGATATCCAACGTGAGGCGATTTACTGGCATTTTCCGGTTTACCTCGAGGACTGGGGTTACCCTGATGTCCGCGACCCCGGCTGGCGCGCCACTCCGTGCAGCGTGATCCGTTGCGGCCGCTGGAAACTGATCGAGTATTTCGAGGACTGGTCGGTCGAGCTGTTCGACCTGGAGAACGATATCGGCGAGCGGAACGATCTGGCCGGTTCGCACCCCGATGTCCGCGACCGCCTGCGCACGATGCTGCAGCAGTGGCGCAAGGATATCGGCGCGCGGATTCCCACTGAGCGGAACCCGTCATACGACCCCGGCAGGGCGAGTCAATAG
- a CDS encoding RraA family protein, translating to MRIFSLALTAVFFLARLVAAQSAPDEQLRSGVNFMPTGVFSAEQNERLLKLYKGLRVADVSDGMDMVGLAGTGLVDESIHASWRDLDSLKHQFCGIALTMRYVPTQRVARPAPGEDFPAWEGAWYRQLSSEAFVSIITPGTAIVIDDAEFRDIGSIGSNNILSWLRAGATGVVTDAASRDVDEVAKQKIPLYLRKTGRGIRPGRNELESINRPVVIGGVLVMPGDMVVADGDGVVVVPRAVAEQVALYARRILDADKEGRRRKYEELGIPLDETVK from the coding sequence ATGCGCATTTTTTCGCTTGCCCTGACCGCAGTTTTTTTTCTTGCCCGTTTAGTCGCGGCCCAGAGCGCACCCGATGAACAACTGCGCTCAGGAGTCAATTTCATGCCGACCGGGGTTTTCTCGGCGGAGCAGAACGAGCGGCTGCTGAAACTTTACAAGGGCCTGCGCGTGGCCGATGTCTCCGACGGGATGGACATGGTGGGCCTGGCGGGTACCGGGCTGGTGGATGAGTCGATCCACGCTTCCTGGCGTGACCTCGATTCGCTCAAGCATCAATTCTGCGGTATCGCGCTGACCATGCGCTATGTCCCTACCCAGCGAGTGGCCCGTCCCGCTCCCGGCGAGGATTTTCCGGCGTGGGAAGGCGCGTGGTACCGACAGCTCTCCAGCGAGGCGTTCGTCAGCATTATCACCCCCGGTACCGCGATCGTGATCGATGACGCCGAGTTCCGCGATATCGGCTCGATCGGCTCGAACAACATCCTGAGCTGGCTCCGGGCCGGGGCAACGGGAGTTGTCACCGACGCCGCCAGCCGCGATGTGGACGAGGTGGCCAAGCAGAAAATTCCGCTCTACCTGCGCAAGACCGGCCGCGGGATCAGACCCGGCCGCAACGAGTTGGAGTCGATCAACCGGCCCGTGGTGATCGGCGGAGTGCTGGTTATGCCGGGCGACATGGTAGTGGCCGACGGCGACGGGGTGGTGGTGGTCCCGCGCGCGGTGGCCGAGCAGGTGGCGCTCTACGCCCGCCGGATCCTGGATGCCGACAAGGAAGGCCGTCGCAGGAAATACGAAGAGCTGGGTATCCCGCTGGATGAAACTGTCAAATAA